The DNA segment AGAAGATCCTTaggagtcctcttgtgttctttCACTGCTATCTtgtaaactctggtatttatttcaataaagttgttttgttcgatatagaattgtatatcactgataatatcaccgcatgtatgatgaaactgatcctggtatacatgtagAATGCAgttggttattcttttgaaaaaccgggtgtgatagaaTATGGTACAACTGATTGAAAGAGTTCCTTCTAAAAAAGGgtactccaacaatgatgattgtccATATGCTTTCATAAAGAAATCCTCCTTCCAAGACTCCTATGGTTGTTCAATATCTTGATACGAagaaagatccatttagactATGGGAGGAAGGGGAAGAGATACTGGGATCCGAGGTTTCTTATCTCGATGCCATTGGAACaattatgtatcttgcaaattgcatcaTACTTGATATCACATTTGcagtgaacttactagctaggcaTAGCACTGCTCTAACTAAACACAATTGGACGGGAGTTAAGAATATCTTTTGATATCTCCAAGGTACTATAGATCTTgatcttttctttcaaagaagaaaagatgtgaatatgattggatacactgacACTAActacttatcagatccccaCAATGCTAGATCACAAACATGCTTTGTGTTCTTATACGGTGGAACAACCATTTCATGAAAATCTTCTAAACAGACTTTAGTGGCTACATCCACAAATTATTCTAAAATAATTGCATTGTATGAAACATCACGTGAATGCGTATGGCTTCGCAGAATAATAAATCACAGacaacaatcatgtggtattgattCCATTGAACCACCAATCATTATCTATAAATATAGTTCTGCATGCATCgctcaaatgcaaacatgttacataaaaAGTACagtataaccaaacatattgcgTCTAAATTATTCTATACTTATGAATTGCAAAATAATGGagagatagaaatcttgcaaactaaattaTGTGATAACTTtgctgatttattcactaagtttCTACCAACTTCcacattccaaaaatatattcatggaATTGGTATGCGATGACTCCGAGATTTGCAAGTTTTAGGGGAGTTGATTTATGAATAATgacatgttcatattatattgcactcttttacTTTATGTGTTTTTCctatacggtttctcatataagatttttaatgagacaatatctACCTTATTCCTCTTATTTTCTCAAGTGGTTTTTGAGattttaatatgatccatagATCATAAATATTGTCCTTTAAGCTCACCAATAAGTTTTTCCTATCTAAGTTTCTCATACAAGTTCTCAAAATGAGGCAATAACCAATATAtatcatatcattttctctttatattttttattaggtTTTAAAGGAGCTTTAATGGTATATCAACATATTACTATATTGTTTTCTTCTCATTTCTTCCCACAGAGTTTTAAAGAGTTTTCAATAAGAAATTTACATTACGGATAATTGATCAAGGGGAAGTGTTATGAACAGAGATATCCTTTAACTTGATTAGCATGTGATCAATTAATCATATAAATGTCATTTGCAGTTATCAATGCAATTAACAATTACTAATGAAGGGGCACCCTGTTGGGGAAACTGATCTCCCTAACGGGTGCTTTGCCACTCTTTCACCGtgtgtgtacatatataaaCTCTattcatcaatcaatacaaTTTACTATTTACTCTCTATTCTCTCTGTCTATCTACTTTCTACTTTCTCTAATCCACTGTAAATGATCAACACCGATAACTGCTTTGGCAATTGCTCATATTCATTAGGTGGAAATGTCCGTTCGAAAGGGACATGGCTAATGATACGAGGTGCTGCACTGCTGATGCTGGGGCAATACGTCTGGAGCGCGGATTGGGTCTGGGCTTTGGGTGGCAACCGGGGGACACGAGACGACGATGAGAGCGCGGTGGGGGGTCATGGCCCGGGAATTTCTGCAGCGGTGTATGATCACCGAGCATGTTTTTTTCCAGTCCCTTTTGCCTTGGTTGTTCAGGCTACGTAGACTGCAGTTACAACGATCATGCTATGTGATGTTCCATCGGATGCAAGTCAGTCAGCCATGGATATGGAAGAACATGGCAAACCAGATGCTCTACCTAATGGAGCACACCGTCCTTGTACCTTAATCCAGTTGTTAATCCATTTCAAGATTAATGCTTGATGCTTCAACTTTTGTTAAGTGGACGATGAAGCACACGCGGTCTGATTAATCGACgacgagccgagccgagccaagcAGAGCAACGCTTTCTTCGCCTCGTAGATCGCCGCCATCTCTCCGCGCCGCGGTGACCATTTGCCGATACAAAACGTACAGGAATCAAGCTCGCCCGTTGATCTGCCGCACTGCAAATCGAGCAGTTTCATATTCACCTCTCCCTCGAAGTTCCCGCGCGCCGCTGACTTCCTCTGCAGTCTGCAGCCAGACCGAACAGAATGGAATCGTTCAGTAGCCGCAACTAGCAACGCAACGCAACGATCGAGAGAGAAGCTACCTACACTGTGCGCGTCGAAACGTGCACGGTGCACCTGCAAAATCTGCTGGcatggcggcggccggcgggggACGGCTGGGGAGGCAGTGGCAGGCGCGGGGCAGCAGCAACAAGCAGACGCAGCGGACCATCAACAGCATCATGATCACCCTGCTCGCCACCTTCAtcgccctcctcgtcctccGCGGCACCATCGGCATCGGCCGCCTCGCCTACAGCTGCGTCGTCGTCGCTGGCTCCGACGGCGCAGTGGCCGACGCCGGGATCGTCGAGGACATCGAGCGCGTCCGCCGCGAGATCGGCTCCGACTCCGACCCTGAAGACGATGACGCAGCGTCCAGCTCGGCCACGCAGTACTACGACCACGGCAATGCCTGGTCGACGACGAACTACAGCCTCGGCCCCAGGGTCACGCGCTGGAACGCCAAGCGCCGGCAGTGGCTGTACCGGAACCCGGGGTTCCCGTCCCGCGACGCGAGCGGCAACCCGCGGACCCTGCTTGTCACCGGTTCGCCGCCGGGGCCCTGCGACAACCCCATCGGCGACCACTACCTGCTCAAGGCCACCAAGAACAAGATCGACTACTGC comes from the Phragmites australis chromosome 22, lpPhrAust1.1, whole genome shotgun sequence genome and includes:
- the LOC133905389 gene encoding probable glycosyltransferase 3 is translated as MAAAGGGRLGRQWQARGSSNKQTQRTINSIMITLLATFIALLVLRGTIGIGRLAYSCVVVAGSDGAVADAGIVEDIERVRREIGSDSDPEDDDAASSSATQYYDHGNAWSTTNYSLGPRVTRWNAKRRQWLYRNPGFPSRDASGNPRTLLVTGSPPGPCDNPIGDHYLLKATKNKIDYCRLHGIEIVHNMAHLDPELAGCWSNIPLLRRLMLAHPEVEWVRWMDSDALFTDMGFELPLERYVGSNLIIHAHHDLVFKKRSWVALNTGSFLLRNCQWSLELLDGWATMGPKGRTRDEAGKLLTAILKGRPAFEADDQSTFMY